A stretch of candidate division WOR-3 bacterium DNA encodes these proteins:
- a CDS encoding PAS domain S-box protein, with protein MEKCFEVLFNSLKNPVVFFDGDCKVKAFNVSFREFTNRAESEIQNHDLKDLIPGFCQKEILNQCSKSIENKREYRGEIVFNDRNVLFSVQKARKLYFLVIEDWTEKKRAERELQRERDAYHYLVESSTKASDIKELCEDFLKHFIDIFDLDKGSVRLLDKSGKKLDLFAAIGFSEEEKKDQEKPRFLREKKHITTYVAATKKPIFAPDTENHFLKEIFSRRIKKIKSLFSWPLIDDLGEVYGVFHLIGNHKKGFSEKDRIFFENTAIIFSEILKRKFSQEKLAESEKNLRSIQENIPIGIFRTDVNGKIISANPAFVNIFGYKSIEEIKMVSVVDLYVKERDRLKLLRLHEKQEEVRSYEIEMKKKNGDKIVCLCNEKHELSKTGEVAFIDGSIEDITLRKKAQKDLEETKERYRLLYESADDAIFLMKDYLFIDCNHKASEMFCLEKNLLLGKKPFETSPEFQPDGISSAVKAIDRMNNAMSGKSQRFDWVHKRGDGSLFNAEVSLNRFTAGGKVYLQAIVRDFTEKTKYINALKDAEARFRSFMELAPDILFRVQIKENKCELLSPSVEKILGYKVEEIENNPINFFSSIIHQEDKEKINEIFSQKQTHSEKEDSVEFRFRAEKKDGDTIWMRATVRMEFENGEVIRANSVISDITNQIKMEEELGKIEKLKSVGVLAGGIAHDFNNILMGILGNISLSKEFLNGKSEVYKLLEEAEKASIRAKNLTKQLLTFSKGGQPVKKAMRINELLSEACVFSTRGSKCKIDFDFQKELFFVEVDEDQIAQVFNNIIINAVQSMPRGGIIKIKAHNTHVGTLSSPPLKSGDYVLVSITDQGYGIDEEKLAKKFDPFFTTKDSGSGLGLTTAYSIVKNHGGTILVESEKYRGSTFQIYLPSTSKPVEKIDKNPKVEKGKGRVLIMDDERSVVGVLSQMLSYLGYESESASNGEDALLKFEASVREKKPYSAVIMDLTIQGGGMGGKETVPKILEIDPFAVVFVSSGYSDDPVITNYKTHGFSGYLTKPYDISELSELLAKYSGGK; from the coding sequence ATGGAAAAATGCTTTGAAGTTTTATTCAATAGCCTGAAAAATCCGGTCGTGTTTTTTGACGGAGATTGTAAGGTCAAAGCTTTCAACGTATCTTTTCGGGAATTTACGAACAGGGCTGAAAGTGAAATTCAAAATCACGACTTGAAAGATTTGATCCCTGGTTTTTGCCAGAAAGAGATATTAAATCAATGCTCCAAATCTATTGAAAACAAAAGAGAGTACAGAGGTGAAATTGTTTTCAACGACAGAAACGTTTTGTTTTCGGTCCAAAAAGCACGGAAATTGTATTTTCTTGTCATTGAAGACTGGACGGAAAAGAAAAGAGCGGAAAGAGAACTCCAAAGAGAGAGAGACGCGTACCATTACCTCGTTGAATCCTCGACCAAAGCTTCGGATATAAAGGAGTTGTGCGAAGATTTTTTGAAACATTTCATAGATATTTTCGACCTCGACAAAGGATCTGTGAGGCTTTTAGACAAGAGCGGAAAAAAGCTTGATCTCTTCGCGGCTATTGGCTTTTCAGAAGAAGAAAAAAAAGATCAGGAAAAACCTCGTTTTTTAAGAGAAAAAAAGCACATAACTACATACGTCGCGGCGACCAAAAAACCGATTTTCGCACCAGACACTGAAAATCACTTCCTGAAAGAAATATTCAGCAGAAGGATAAAAAAGATAAAGTCTTTATTTTCCTGGCCCCTGATTGACGATTTAGGCGAGGTCTATGGAGTCTTTCACCTGATTGGCAACCATAAAAAAGGATTTTCCGAAAAGGACAGAATTTTTTTTGAAAACACCGCAATAATATTTTCAGAAATTCTAAAAAGAAAATTTTCACAGGAAAAATTGGCGGAAAGCGAAAAAAACCTAAGGTCAATTCAGGAGAATATTCCAATAGGGATTTTCAGAACAGACGTAAATGGAAAAATAATTTCAGCGAATCCGGCTTTTGTCAATATTTTCGGATACAAGAGTATTGAGGAGATAAAAATGGTCTCCGTTGTCGATTTATACGTCAAAGAGAGGGACAGGTTAAAACTTCTCCGGTTGCACGAAAAACAGGAAGAAGTCAGGAGCTACGAAATAGAGATGAAAAAAAAGAACGGCGACAAGATTGTATGCCTTTGCAACGAGAAGCATGAGCTTTCCAAAACAGGAGAGGTGGCATTTATCGACGGTTCAATAGAAGACATCACCCTGCGGAAAAAAGCCCAAAAAGACTTAGAGGAGACAAAAGAAAGATACAGGCTGTTGTACGAAAGTGCCGACGACGCCATTTTTTTGATGAAGGACTATCTTTTTATAGATTGCAATCATAAAGCGAGTGAAATGTTTTGTCTGGAAAAAAATTTGCTTTTGGGAAAAAAACCTTTTGAGACTTCGCCTGAATTTCAGCCCGACGGTATTTCCTCCGCCGTAAAAGCAATAGACCGCATGAACAACGCTATGTCGGGAAAATCCCAACGTTTCGACTGGGTGCATAAAAGGGGAGACGGAAGTCTTTTCAACGCAGAAGTCTCTCTGAACAGATTCACAGCAGGAGGAAAAGTCTACCTGCAGGCAATCGTGAGGGATTTCACAGAAAAAACAAAGTATATAAACGCCTTAAAGGATGCCGAAGCGAGATTTAGAAGCTTCATGGAACTCGCCCCGGACATACTTTTCAGAGTCCAGATAAAAGAAAATAAATGCGAATTGCTCTCTCCATCCGTTGAAAAGATACTCGGTTATAAGGTCGAGGAAATCGAAAATAATCCGATAAATTTTTTCTCCTCAATAATTCACCAAGAAGATAAAGAAAAAATCAACGAGATATTCTCCCAAAAACAGACGCACAGCGAAAAGGAAGATTCTGTCGAATTCCGTTTTAGGGCTGAAAAAAAAGACGGAGACACAATATGGATGAGAGCCACGGTGAGAATGGAATTCGAAAACGGAGAAGTCATTAGGGCAAACAGCGTCATAAGCGATATCACCAACCAGATAAAGATGGAAGAAGAACTGGGCAAGATTGAAAAGCTGAAATCCGTCGGAGTTTTGGCAGGAGGAATCGCACACGATTTCAACAACATTCTCATGGGGATACTCGGCAATATATCTCTTTCAAAAGAATTTTTAAATGGCAAAAGTGAAGTTTATAAACTGTTGGAAGAAGCCGAAAAAGCCTCTATAAGAGCGAAAAATTTGACAAAGCAGCTGCTGACTTTTTCAAAAGGCGGACAACCCGTGAAAAAAGCAATGAGGATCAACGAATTGCTTTCCGAAGCATGTGTATTTTCAACAAGAGGTTCAAAATGCAAAATAGACTTTGACTTTCAAAAGGAACTATTTTTTGTGGAAGTAGACGAAGATCAAATAGCTCAAGTTTTCAATAACATAATAATTAACGCGGTTCAGTCGATGCCACGGGGAGGCATAATAAAAATAAAGGCGCATAACACTCACGTCGGCACACTTTCTTCACCTCCTTTGAAAAGCGGCGATTATGTCTTGGTTTCGATTACGGACCAGGGTTATGGCATAGATGAGGAGAAATTGGCAAAAAAATTCGACCCTTTTTTCACCACAAAAGATTCAGGGAGCGGGCTTGGTCTTACAACGGCCTATTCGATAGTCAAAAATCACGGAGGAACAATCTTGGTAGAATCTGAAAAATACAGAGGATCAACTTTTCAGATATACCTTCCCTCTACTTCCAAACCTGTTGAAAAAATTGATAAAAATCCAAAAGTGGAAAAAGGAAAAGGGAGAGTTTTAATCATGGACGACGAGAGGTCTGTCGTCGGTGTTTTGTCCCAAATGCTCAGCTACCTTGGGTATGAATCGGAATCTGCGTCAAACGGCGAGGACGCTCTTTTAAAATTCGAGGCTTCCGTTCGTGAAAAAAAACCCTATTCTGCCGTCATAATGGACTTGACAATACAAGGCGGAGGCATGGGCGGAAAAGAGACTGTTCCGAAAATCCTCGAAATAGACCCTTTCGCAGTTGTTTTCGTCTCCAGCGGGTACTCTGACGATCCGGTGATAACCAACTACAAAACGCACGGCTTTTCTGGATACTTGACAAAACCCTACGACATTTCAGAACTCAGCGAACTTTTGGCAAAATATTCCGGCGGAAAATAA
- a CDS encoding DEAD/DEAH box helicase, with protein sequence MIIIISNLIQIEEFNGNQSLASFVKKSLTLPNFEYFLRKKMGKSVWGLKSSFTFYKIKKDKIVVPRGFLDRLLLFFEEHSIEYKIEDKRSRHQKVIFSPGIELFESQKTALRDVLKKDGGILVAPPGSGKTVVALKIIEQKSLPSLVLVHRRQLMDQWADRIESFLKIPKREIGSLSTKKIKKGEKITLATLQTLSKMHSVDITDLFGTVIVDECHHIPAKMFRKAIVKLNPRYIYGLTATPVRKNRDEKAIFIFIGDKLHDLTQKTITNTGGDICIKIVGTGFFVPFNIKTGEIEILNKMLIFDTHRNRIITEMVMGEISKNRKTVLLTERKEHIEALKYFFSGNSDFVTMTGDDSKKERAYKRDKINTGDYQLIMATGQYFGEGTDFISLDCLFLAFPVSFEGKLLQYVGRILRGDSKKVIYDFRDDRVEYFEKQYKKRELFYKTSLSNVNRPVSIEFLRA encoded by the coding sequence GTGATAATTATAATTTCAAACCTAATCCAGATAGAAGAATTCAACGGGAATCAAAGTCTTGCTTCTTTCGTAAAAAAGAGTTTGACCCTGCCAAATTTCGAATATTTTCTCCGAAAGAAAATGGGAAAGAGCGTATGGGGTTTGAAAAGCAGTTTCACGTTTTATAAAATCAAAAAAGACAAAATTGTCGTCCCTCGCGGTTTTTTGGACAGACTCCTTTTATTTTTTGAAGAGCACAGCATTGAATATAAAATCGAAGATAAAAGAAGCAGACATCAAAAGGTCATCTTTTCGCCTGGCATAGAGCTTTTTGAATCACAGAAAACAGCTCTTCGCGATGTATTAAAGAAAGACGGCGGGATTTTAGTAGCCCCTCCTGGGTCTGGAAAAACGGTTGTCGCTTTAAAAATAATTGAACAAAAATCTTTGCCTTCTCTTGTTTTGGTTCATAGAAGACAGCTCATGGACCAGTGGGCGGACAGAATAGAATCTTTTTTAAAGATCCCAAAAAGGGAAATAGGTTCGCTTTCTACAAAAAAAATAAAAAAAGGCGAAAAAATTACTCTCGCAACGCTTCAAACTCTTTCAAAAATGCATTCCGTTGATATCACAGATCTTTTTGGCACCGTAATTGTCGATGAATGCCACCACATTCCTGCAAAAATGTTTCGAAAGGCAATCGTAAAACTCAATCCAAGATATATCTATGGACTGACAGCTACTCCAGTCAGAAAAAACCGAGATGAAAAGGCGATTTTCATTTTTATCGGAGATAAACTTCACGATTTGACTCAAAAAACAATCACAAATACAGGTGGAGATATCTGCATAAAAATCGTCGGGACGGGCTTTTTTGTACCTTTCAACATCAAAACGGGTGAAATTGAAATTTTAAACAAAATGCTGATTTTCGACACCCACAGAAACAGAATTATAACTGAAATGGTAATGGGGGAAATATCTAAAAACAGAAAAACGGTTCTTCTAACCGAGCGCAAAGAACACATAGAGGCATTAAAATACTTTTTTTCAGGAAATTCAGACTTCGTCACAATGACAGGAGATGACTCCAAAAAAGAAAGAGCTTATAAAAGAGATAAAATTAATACCGGAGATTACCAGCTAATTATGGCCACCGGCCAATATTTCGGTGAAGGCACGGATTTTATTTCTCTGGATTGCCTTTTCCTTGCTTTTCCAGTTTCCTTTGAAGGGAAACTCTTGCAATACGTGGGCAGAATTCTCCGGGGTGACAGCAAAAAGGTAATTTACGATTTCAGGGACGACAGAGTTGAATACTTTGAAAAACAGTATAAAAAAAGGGAACTTTTTTACAAAACATCGCTTTCGAACGTAAACAGGCCCGTAAGTATCGAGTTTTTACGGGCCTGA
- a CDS encoding TetR/AcrR family transcriptional regulator — MESKREIRKKRTLGYFVDAACQVIEKEGIQYLSVRKVADIAGYHYATLYSYFKDIHELKYYVALKFMDDIFEYIARFTKDVVFETPLDRFQQIRKAIAYYAFEHKDAFRLINFTYFGKNTPNVISKLMESKTTRLESQAFQKAAEFCGIPKKRADLLNVVIRSIFHSYFIGFSENRFKKDKDEVVKIYMSDIKELFDIFKETPDK; from the coding sequence ATGGAGTCAAAAAGGGAGATCAGAAAAAAGAGAACATTAGGTTACTTTGTAGATGCCGCTTGTCAGGTAATAGAAAAAGAAGGCATTCAGTATTTAAGCGTCAGAAAAGTAGCTGATATTGCAGGATACCATTACGCGACATTGTATTCGTATTTCAAAGACATACACGAATTAAAATACTACGTTGCCCTTAAGTTCATGGATGATATTTTCGAATATATAGCAAGATTTACAAAAGATGTAGTATTTGAAACCCCGCTTGATCGGTTTCAACAGATTAGGAAGGCGATCGCTTATTACGCTTTCGAACACAAAGACGCTTTCAGGCTCATAAATTTTACATATTTCGGAAAAAACACCCCTAATGTCATTTCCAAGCTGATGGAATCGAAAACAACTCGATTGGAAAGCCAGGCTTTTCAAAAGGCGGCAGAATTTTGCGGGATTCCCAAAAAGAGGGCAGATCTTCTGAACGTTGTTATAAGGTCGATTTTTCACAGCTACTTCATTGGATTTTCCGAGAACAGGTTCAAGAAGGATAAAGATGAAGTTGTAAAAATTTACATGTCGGATATAAAAGAACTTTTCGACATTTTCAAAGAAACACCTGACAAATAA
- a CDS encoding 8-oxoguanine deaminase, with amino-acid sequence MSIATFDGEERELSNHDIIVEGNKIKKISKSPSISQDFDGEILDCSSHLVLPGFTNTHHHMFQSLTRNLKQVQNAKLFDWLKFLYDKWVNIDEDCVYYSTLLCCSELMLTGCSASSDHMYLYPPQISKSILGVQFEAAKKAGIRFSPSRGAMTRGKSDGGLPPDKIVQKWDVVLKDMDDSISKFHDPSPFSMSRVILAPCSPFTVEENLMKETASLARTKEVIMHTHLAETKDEEEYCMEIYGKRPLGLMSDLGWLGKDVYFAHGIYFTEDELDLLAETNTGVSHCPTSNMRLGSGAAKIQKMKDLGVRISLGVDGSSSNDTSDMLAEARNALLLARVFGGPDALTAREVLRFAAKGGAQMLGFENSGTLEEGKAADIAVFDLGGIDRAGSLSDPVASIIFTGFSHKTAYTIIDGKIVVRNGQLVSIDERQISEKVNSLSKKLIEK; translated from the coding sequence ATGTCAATAGCGACTTTCGACGGCGAAGAAAGAGAGCTGTCAAACCATGATATAATAGTTGAAGGCAACAAGATTAAAAAAATCTCCAAATCCCCTTCAATAAGTCAAGATTTTGATGGAGAGATCCTCGACTGCAGCAGCCACCTCGTCCTGCCAGGCTTTACAAACACCCACCACCACATGTTCCAATCCCTCACAAGGAATTTAAAACAGGTACAAAACGCCAAGTTGTTCGATTGGCTGAAATTCCTATACGACAAATGGGTTAACATTGACGAGGACTGTGTCTATTATTCCACTCTTTTATGCTGCTCCGAACTGATGCTTACCGGATGTTCGGCTTCTTCAGACCACATGTACTTGTACCCGCCGCAAATTTCAAAGAGTATACTCGGGGTTCAGTTTGAGGCGGCAAAAAAAGCGGGGATCAGGTTTTCCCCTTCCCGGGGAGCGATGACAAGAGGAAAAAGCGACGGCGGGCTCCCCCCCGATAAAATAGTCCAAAAATGGGATGTTGTTTTGAAGGACATGGACGATTCAATCTCAAAGTTTCATGATCCTTCTCCTTTCTCGATGAGCAGGGTGATATTGGCGCCGTGCAGTCCATTTACCGTCGAAGAAAACCTCATGAAAGAAACCGCCTCTCTCGCCAGGACCAAAGAAGTCATAATGCACACTCATTTGGCTGAAACAAAAGACGAGGAAGAATACTGCATGGAAATCTACGGTAAAAGACCTCTCGGTCTTATGTCGGATCTTGGATGGCTTGGCAAGGATGTTTATTTCGCCCATGGAATATACTTCACAGAAGATGAATTGGATTTGCTCGCAGAAACAAACACAGGAGTCTCCCACTGTCCGACTTCAAATATGCGCTTAGGCTCTGGAGCTGCGAAAATCCAAAAGATGAAAGATCTAGGAGTCAGAATTTCACTCGGTGTCGACGGTTCTTCTTCAAACGATACCTCTGACATGCTCGCGGAAGCTCGAAACGCTTTGCTTCTCGCCCGAGTATTTGGAGGACCGGATGCTCTGACGGCAAGAGAAGTTTTACGTTTTGCCGCAAAGGGCGGCGCGCAGATGCTCGGTTTTGAAAACTCCGGTACTTTAGAAGAAGGTAAAGCTGCCGATATCGCAGTCTTTGATCTCGGCGGCATAGACAGGGCTGGATCTCTGTCTGATCCTGTCGCCTCTATTATCTTTACCGGTTTTTCACATAAAACCGCATACACAATTATTGACGGTAAAATCGTCGTGAGAAACGGTCAACTCGTATCAATAGACGAAAGACAGATATCGGAAAAGGTTAACTCTCTTTCAAAAAAACTCATCGAAAAATAG
- a CDS encoding Y-family DNA polymerase encodes MKSPLYHPPIALVDCNNFYVSCERVFAPSLKGVPVVVLSNNDGCVVSRSEEAKALGIKMGVPVFKIKNFIEQNSVKVFSSNYELYQDMSIRVMQTLRQFSSDVEVYSIDEAFVLLEGFEEKRLLDLGLKIKKTVLKWTGIPVSVGIAETKTLSKIATKEAKKNGSGAVDIYKFEKIDKILQNLGTEDVWGIGAKQSLKLASKGVFTALDLKNADREWILKNLTVVGLKTLLELNGEPCIDIENMPSDKKGMACSRSFGRTVEKIEELKNALSQYVTLAAVKLRSQNAVPLSMTVYITTDRFNEDEEQYANWSDVRIKNPTNYTPSLIKHSHKALENIFRSGYKYKKAGVVFTGIIKKDEISKSIFEEEDQSKNKIIKTIDEINRKMGRETVGFASSGFDNSWKMKRKKLSKRYTTNWNELPVVYCD; translated from the coding sequence ATGAAAAGCCCTTTGTATCATCCTCCCATAGCCCTCGTGGACTGCAATAATTTTTACGTCTCCTGCGAGAGGGTTTTCGCTCCATCTTTGAAAGGCGTGCCAGTTGTCGTCCTCTCAAACAACGACGGCTGTGTGGTCTCAAGGTCTGAAGAGGCAAAAGCGCTGGGAATCAAAATGGGAGTTCCGGTTTTCAAGATAAAAAACTTCATAGAACAGAACTCAGTGAAAGTGTTTTCATCCAACTACGAACTTTACCAAGACATGTCTATAAGGGTAATGCAGACCCTGAGGCAATTTTCATCTGATGTTGAAGTATATTCGATAGATGAGGCCTTTGTCCTCCTTGAAGGATTTGAAGAAAAAAGGCTTTTAGACCTGGGATTAAAAATAAAGAAGACTGTTTTGAAATGGACAGGAATACCTGTTTCAGTTGGAATAGCCGAGACAAAGACGTTGTCGAAAATAGCTACAAAAGAAGCAAAAAAAAACGGTTCTGGTGCTGTCGACATATATAAATTTGAGAAAATCGACAAAATTCTCCAAAACCTTGGAACCGAAGATGTCTGGGGAATCGGAGCAAAGCAATCTTTAAAGCTGGCTTCAAAAGGTGTTTTTACAGCTTTGGATTTAAAAAATGCTGACAGAGAATGGATTTTGAAAAATTTAACGGTAGTTGGATTGAAAACCTTACTCGAACTGAACGGAGAGCCATGCATTGACATTGAAAACATGCCATCGGACAAAAAGGGCATGGCCTGTTCAAGATCTTTCGGCAGAACTGTAGAGAAAATTGAAGAGTTGAAAAACGCCCTTTCACAATACGTTACTTTGGCTGCTGTCAAGCTGAGAAGCCAAAACGCGGTCCCGTTGTCGATGACTGTTTACATAACTACCGACAGGTTCAACGAGGACGAAGAACAATACGCGAACTGGTCAGATGTAAGGATTAAAAACCCGACGAACTATACCCCCTCACTAATAAAACATTCTCATAAAGCTTTGGAGAACATATTCAGGAGTGGGTACAAATATAAAAAAGCAGGGGTTGTTTTTACCGGAATCATCAAAAAGGATGAGATCAGCAAGTCGATTTTCGAAGAAGAAGACCAATCCAAAAATAAAATAATAAAAACCATAGACGAAATAAACCGAAAAATGGGAAGAGAAACCGTGGGCTTCGCCTCTTCAGGATTTGATAATTCCTGGAAAATGAAAAGAAAAAAATTGTCAAAGAGGTACACGACGAATTGGAATGAACTGCCTGTAGTGTACTGCGATTGA
- the umuD gene encoding translesion error-prone DNA polymerase V autoproteolytic subunit gives MRKEIKVTEMFSFEKKAEIKIPCFEVKISAGFPSPAEDYAENKLDLNEFLIKHPSATFFIKVSGDSMVGAGINSGDILIVDRAEKPGNNRVVIAVIDGEFTVKRIHKKKEKIYLVPENAEYKPIEVKPEMNFEVWGVVTYVIHPLA, from the coding sequence ATGAGAAAAGAGATCAAAGTCACAGAAATGTTTTCATTCGAAAAAAAAGCAGAAATAAAAATTCCATGTTTCGAAGTCAAAATATCCGCTGGATTTCCTTCTCCGGCTGAAGATTACGCCGAAAACAAACTCGACCTAAACGAATTTCTGATAAAACACCCATCGGCGACTTTTTTTATCAAAGTCTCGGGCGATTCCATGGTAGGCGCGGGTATCAATTCAGGGGACATCCTCATCGTCGACAGGGCTGAAAAACCAGGCAACAACAGGGTTGTAATCGCTGTAATCGACGGGGAATTTACAGTCAAGAGGATACACAAAAAGAAAGAAAAAATATATCTTGTCCCTGAAAACGCTGAATACAAGCCCATTGAAGTAAAACCTGAAATGAATTTTGAGGTCTGGGGCGTTGTGACTTACGTGATTCATCCATTGGCTTGA
- a CDS encoding nucleotidyltransferase family protein: MDILSLAKEKKFPSGIDEKGWKRVAKEAQYHSLSGYLSEVLKSEKADVPPQIFESLSSGYAPAWRDSLAYLAILEKVEKLFSVDGIDLIVLKGPHVAQEIYRSFKQRPMSDLDILVKKAHVEKAHKSMKKISVPENWNITWIEKYHYHYGYTVSEKIYSGVKPLKIEVHWNLLPPDNPFLLDMEEVWADATNVQIGNVKCKVLSKEHLLLYLCLHIAFLHVFQVKLLHFLDIGLFLKKEEIQWQKFSEIAHETKAIKAVGLVAKAVNALFGVELPEELSEIVQKASIDENTLEDALIFSLKKQQTVHTSFSRFKKKSGFLRNLVSLYFSLFPTPKHIIEMEKIEAPFPDVFIAYVSRVISLFKRRIYPFAEIYKNREEFSKFMAFEEIKEKIIDKITM, from the coding sequence TTGGATATCCTTTCACTTGCAAAGGAAAAAAAATTTCCGTCTGGTATTGATGAAAAGGGGTGGAAAAGAGTTGCCAAAGAGGCACAATACCACTCTCTTTCGGGGTACCTTTCGGAAGTTTTAAAATCAGAAAAAGCGGATGTCCCCCCCCAAATCTTTGAATCGCTTTCCTCTGGCTACGCACCTGCGTGGAGGGATTCGCTGGCTTATTTGGCGATTTTGGAAAAGGTTGAAAAACTTTTTTCCGTAGATGGAATAGACCTCATTGTTTTGAAAGGCCCGCATGTTGCCCAGGAGATATACCGCTCTTTCAAACAGAGGCCCATGTCAGATTTGGACATATTGGTCAAAAAAGCCCATGTTGAAAAGGCTCATAAAAGCATGAAGAAAATCTCGGTTCCAGAAAATTGGAACATTACCTGGATTGAAAAGTACCATTATCACTATGGATATACTGTATCAGAAAAGATCTACAGCGGCGTGAAACCATTGAAAATCGAAGTTCATTGGAACCTTTTGCCTCCTGATAATCCATTTTTGCTGGATATGGAAGAGGTCTGGGCAGACGCAACAAATGTTCAAATCGGAAACGTAAAATGCAAGGTTTTGTCGAAAGAACATTTACTGCTGTATTTGTGTCTTCATATTGCTTTCCTTCATGTTTTCCAAGTCAAGCTTCTGCATTTTTTGGATATTGGTCTTTTTTTAAAAAAAGAAGAAATCCAGTGGCAAAAGTTTTCAGAAATAGCGCATGAAACAAAAGCCATAAAGGCAGTTGGACTTGTTGCAAAAGCTGTCAATGCGTTATTTGGAGTCGAACTTCCCGAAGAGTTATCAGAAATTGTACAAAAGGCGTCTATTGATGAAAATACTCTCGAAGACGCGTTGATTTTTTCTCTTAAAAAACAGCAGACGGTACACACATCTTTCAGCAGATTCAAAAAAAAATCCGGTTTCTTGAGAAACCTTGTCTCTCTTTATTTTAGTCTGTTTCCAACCCCAAAGCACATAATCGAGATGGAGAAAATTGAAGCCCCTTTTCCTGACGTTTTTATTGCCTATGTCTCCAGGGTGATTTCCTTATTTAAAAGAAGAATTTATCCTTTTGCCGAAATTTACAAAAACAGAGAAGAGTTTTCAAAATTTATGGCATTTGAAGAAATAAAAGAAAAAATAATCGACAAAATCACAATGTAG